The DNA region AAGGATTTGCTATATGTAAATAATAAGATTTTTTATATACAAATAATTCAAAGCCTCTTTTTGAGAAAATTACTTCTGCATTATCTAATATTTTTTCATGATTATTTTCTAATGTAAAAGATAAACGTTGTAAATATTTAATAGTATCTTTTCTATCCATCTTTTTATCTCTTAAATAAGATGAGATATTTACATAATAATTTTCTATTTTTTTATATTCTTGCTTCTTTTCATAATCAACGTATAAAAAAAATAATGCAAGTAAAATTGAAATAAAAAAAAGAAATATTAAAGAAATTTTGGTTGTAATTGAGTTTATATTCATTGTGCTAATTTGTACCCTAAGTTACGAATTGAAAATAAATATTTAGGATTTTTTGAATTATCATCTAATTTAGATCGAAGTCTTCCAATAATTACATCTAAACTTTTACTATAGCTATCACTTAAACTTGAACATTCATTTACAATTTGTTCTCTTGAGACAATTGCATTCTTATTTTCAAGAAGAGAACTTAAAACTTCATATTCTGCTTGAGTTAATACTAAATGATTATTCTTAAATACTATTTCTTGTTTAGATTTAATTAGAATAAAATCACTTTTACTTTCAACTTTTGAAACTCTATTTACACGTCTTAATAAACTTTGAATAACTGCATACATTTCTTTTGGGTCATAAGGTTTAGGAAGATAATAATCAGCTCCAATTTGTAAACCCATAATTTTATCTGTAATATCACTTCTAGCACTTGAAATTATAATTGGGATATCATATTTTGAGGATATTTCTTTACAAACATCTAACCCATCTATTCCAGGAAGAGTTAAATCAAGTATCAATAAATCATATGAAGATATACCAGCACTTAATCCTAAATATGGATCTTCATAGTTAGTTATTTTAATATTATATTTTTCTAAATATTCCCCTAAAAATAATGAAAAATCAGGATCATCTTCTATCATTAAAATATTAATCATATATTACCTTCGTATATTTATTTTATTACTCACTTCATTAAAATTATAGCTTTAGAAACTGAAGATATCAATAATTAATAAAAAGTATAAAATATCAGTTTAAATAATAATTTAATAAAAAGTAAATGAAAGTAAACATAATCACATAAAGATACTTACAACTTTTATTTTATATATTAACTAAGAACGTCAATATTATTAGCTAAGTTTTGTCTAATATTTCTTTTTTTTACATAATTATTTAAGCCAATGTGATTATTATATCCTAGAAGTTTAGCTATTTTTCTTACAGAAAGACCAACTGAGAGTAACTCTTCTATCTTGTCTCTTTGTTTATCAAATTTAGATTTTTGAATTGTACCAACTGGTTTACCTAAGCTAACACCTGATAGTTTTTTTGCTGTTAATGCTTCTTTGGTTCTCAAACTCATAAGATCTTTTTCTAAACTAATTGTCATAGATATCATTCCTAAAATCATTTGAGTTAACATATCTTTATCATCAACTAATTCAAGATTTTGATTAATAACTAGTATTCTAATTTTATTTGATAAAAGAAACTTTGTAATCTCTAAAATCCTTTCAATTGTTCTTCCAAAAACATTTAAGTCATATACTATAATAGTAGAATTTTTTTCACAATTTCTAAGTAATTCTAATATATTTTTTTCATCCTTTGGCATACTTATATCTATCTCTATATTTTTATAAACATCAATATTATGTTCTTTTACATAATTATTTAATATGTTTTTTTGATCCTGTGTATATTTTTCATTATTTTTATTTATTCTAATATATGTAAAAACATTTAACATTTATAATTCCTTAACAATAAGTATAATATTTATACAAAATGTTATCAGGTTAACCTTAAATATTTCTTAGTATTATCTCAAGAATAGGCTTTTTAAGGTACTTTATCTATATGTGTTAACACATGTAGTTATACAATTTGAATTAAAAGTCTTTTTTTGATATTATCTTTTTAAACAAAAAAAATTAAAAGGCATCTAGTGAAAATTACAGTTGCGATATCAGGTGCCAGTGGTGCTAGTTTAGGACTTAATTTTGTTAAAAAAATCCCCTCAAATATTGAAGTTTATTTAGTACTTTCTAAGAGTGCAAAAATTGCATTAAAATTAGAAAATGGAATTACAGTAAAAGATACATTTAAAGAATATAAAAATGTAAAAATATTTCAAGATTCTAATATAAGTGCTCCCATTGCATCCGGTTCATTTAAAGTAGATAAAATGATTATTATTCCATGTTCTATGAATACTCTTGCAAAATGTTCTGTCGGAATTTCAGATTCTTTAATTACAAGAGCTTTTACAGTTATGTTAAAAGAAAACAGATGTATAATTCTAGCGCCAAGAGAAATGCCTTTTAATTCAATTGCATTAGAAAATATGCTAAAATTATCAAAATTAGGAGTAACCATTGCACCTCCGATTCTTGGATACTATTCAAAACAACAAACATTAGAAGAAATGGAAAATTTCTTAATCGGCAAATGGTTCGATTTACTAAAAATTGATAATAACTTATATAAAAGATGGGAATAAAAATGCCTAAAAATATTAAAGAGAAAGAATGTTATAGAAGAGCCATATATAGTGGTACGTTTGATCCAATTACAAATGGTCATTTAGATATTATTAGACGTGCTGCTAATATATTTGATGAAGTAATTATTGCTGTTGCAAAAAGTGAGAGAAAAAAACCTATGTTCACTCAAGAACAAAGAGTAGAATTTACTCATGTAGCTACACATCATCTTCCAAATGTTAGAGTTGAAGGGTTTGACACGCTTCTAGTTGATTTAGCAACACAATTAAAAGTAAATACTATAATTCGCGGTTTACGAGCAGTTTCAGATTTTGAATTTGAACTGCAAATGGGTTATGCCAATGCTTCTATTAATAATAAAATTGAAACTTTATATCTTATGCCAACACTAGAAAATGCTTTTGTTTCTTCAACAATTGTACGAGAAATAATAAGATTTGATGGTAAGTTCCAACACTTAGTACCTAAAGAAGTTGTAGAATGTATGTAGTTGTTGAAGGTATTGATACAGCTGGAAAATCAACACAATTAAATTTATTACAAAAAAAATATACAAATGCAATTTTTACTAAAGAACCAGGTGGAACACAAATTGGTATAAAATTAAGACAAATGGCCTTAAATGGTGAAGCGAAATCAAAAATTGCTGAGATGTTTTTATTTTTAGCAGATAGAGCTGAGCATATTGAAGAAGTTATTGTTAAAAATAAAAATAAACTTGTAATATCTGATAGATCATTAATATCAGGTATTTCTTATGCTTCAACTTTTCCATTAACAAAAATGATTGAACTTAATTTATTAGCTACTAATAATATATTACCAAGTCACGCAATACTTCTAGAATTAACGCCCAAAGAGTTAAAATTTAGATTATCTCAAAAAGAAAATGATGCAATTGAATTAAGAGGAATTGAATATTTAATAAATATTCAAAATAGAATGAAAGAAACAATACTTAAACTTGGAATAAATCATCTATTTATAGATGCCAGTTTAAAAATAGAAGAAATAGAAAAACAAATAGAGGATTTTTTAAATGAGTAAACAAGAGAATAAAGCAACAATTCAAAGCCTAAGAGGGATGAAAGATATAGTAAATGATGAAAGTACACTATTTACATATTTTGTAGATAATGCATCTGCTATTGCTAAAAGATATGGATTTTCATATATGGAAACACCTATTTTAGAAGAAACTGCTTTATTTAAAAGATCAGTTGGTGAGAGTTCTGATATTGTAAACAAAGAAATGTACAACTTTACAGATAAGGGTGGTCATGAAGTTTGTTTAAGACCAGAAGGAACAGCAGGAGTTGTAAGACACTTTGTTGAAAAAAAACTAGATCGTGCTGGTGGAACTCAAAGATGGTACTATTATGGACCAATGTTTAGATATGAAAGACCTCAAAAAGGACGCTTAAGAGAGTTTCACCAATTTGGTTGTGAAGTATTTGGAGTAGATTCTGTTTATGAAGATGCCAATATTATAATGATGATAAAAGATATTTTAGACTTCTTTGAAATTGGTTTTAAATTACAGTTAAACTCTTTGGGTGATATGAATTGTATGCCTCAATATAAAGAGAAACTTATAGAACACTTAAATGGTTTTAAAGATGAACTTTGTGAAGATTGTCAAAAAAGAATTCTTACAAATCCGATTAGAGTATTAGATTGTAAAATTGAATCATGTCAAGCAAAACTAGTAGATGCTCCAAAAATTACTCATAATTTATGTGAATCTTGTAATACTGATTTTGAAAAATTAAAAGAAATATTAGACTTTAATGATGTTGAATATGAAGTTGACACTAATTTAGTTAGAGGATTGGACTATTATTCAAAAACAGCTTTTGAATTTGTATCAAATGATATTGGTGCGCAAAGTGCAATAGCAGGTGGTGGAAGATACGATAGATTAGTTGAATTTCTAGGAGGTCGTCCTACTGCTGGTATTGGTTTTGCTATTGGAATTGAAAGATTATTAGAACTTGTTAAAATGAAAGAGAGTAAAAAAGATATTATTTATATTGGTGCTTTAGATGAAGCTTCTTTAAATACTGTTTTAAAAGTTGCAAATACAAAAAGAAAAACAACTAAAACAATTATAGAATATACTCCAAGAGGTTTCGGAAAGCATTTTAAACTTGCTGAAAAAACAGGAGCAAATATAGTTGCATTAATTGGTGAAAAAGAACTAAATGAAAAAAGTATCTATATTAAAAACATAGATACAAGAGAAGAAAAAACTATAAAGATAGAGGAATTCTAAATTTGAATAATTATGGAATTGATATTTGGGATGATGGAAATTTTTTAATAGAAAATGGATTAGCAAAAGTAAACTATGAAAATAAACCTTCATTATTATCTATTGTAAAAGAAGTGCGAGAACAAGACTTTAAAGGACCACTTCTTTTAAGATTCCCTCACATAACAAAAAAACAAATAACTACTTTATACAATACTTTTAATGCAAGTATCCAAGAGTATAAATATAAAGGAACATTTAATGCAGTGTTTCCTTTAAAGGTAAACCAATTACCCTCTTTTGTTCATCCGCTTGTTCAAAGTGGGAAAGAGTTTAATTATGGTTTAGAAGCAGGAAGTAAAGCTGAGCTTATAATTGCAATGACATATAATAATCTAAATGCACCTATTACAGTTAATGGTTTTAAAGATAAAGAAATGATACATTTAGCTTTTATTGCAAAAGAAAAAGGTCATAATATAACACTTATTATTGAAGGTATAAATGAGCTTGAAACAATAATAGAAGTACAAAAGCAAACTTCTTTATCTTCACCAAATATTGGACTAAGAGTTAGACTTCACAGTGGAGGTAGTGGTATTTGGGCAAAAAGTGGTGGAATAAATTCTAAATTTGGATTAACATCAACAGAAATACTTGAAGCTTATGAAATGATAAAAGAACATGATATGATTAATTATTTAACTATGATTCATTTTCATATTGGTTCTGCTATGAACTCTATAAAACCTTTAAAAAAAGCTCTTCGAGAATCTGGACATATTTATGCAGAACTTAAAAATCTAGGTGCTAATAATCTTAATGCTATAAATATTGGTGGTGGATTAGCTGTTGAATATAGCGCATACGAAAGAAGTAGATTTTATTCACTTCAAGAGTTCGCAAGTGATGTAATATTTACATTAAAAGATATTGCAAAACAAAAAGGCGTTGAAGAGCCAAATATTTTCACAGAATCTGGGAGATTTATATCAGCTTCTTCAAGTGTTTTAATTACACCTGTACTTGAACTTTTTTCATCTGAATATGAACTTGAACATTTAAATTTAAAAGAAAAAAATCCTCCATTAATTGAAGAACTAAATGCACTTTATACAGATATGGCAAAAAGAACATCTTATGAATATATGCATGATGCTATTGATTATATGGAATCATTATTAACACTATTTGATTTAGGTTATATTGATTTACAAGATAGATCAAATGCTGAGATATTAACTCATCAAATTATAAAACAAGCTATTAATAAACTTGAAGTTGAAGACTATGAAGAGTTAAAAAAACTTGATGAAAATATACAAGAAAAATATTTATTAAATTTTTCTATGTTTCAATCATTACCTGATTATTGGGGAATAAATCAAGAATTTCCTATAATGCCTCTAACACATTTGGATAAGAAACCAACAAGAAGTGCTTCATTATGGGATATTACTTGCGATAGTGATGGAGAGTTACCATTTGATTCTAAGAAACCTTTATATTTACATGATGTAGATTTAAATAAAGAAGATTATTTTATAGGATTTTTTAATGTTGGTGCATATCAAGATACTTTAGGTATGAGACATAATTTATTTTCACATCCAACTGAAGTAAATGTTATTTTTAAAAATGGTCAAATCGTACTTGATAAAATTAATGAATCACAAACAATTATTGATATACTTGAAGATATTGATTAT from Poseidonibacter antarcticus includes:
- the tmk gene encoding dTMP kinase, translating into MYVVVEGIDTAGKSTQLNLLQKKYTNAIFTKEPGGTQIGIKLRQMALNGEAKSKIAEMFLFLADRAEHIEEVIVKNKNKLVISDRSLISGISYASTFPLTKMIELNLLATNNILPSHAILLELTPKELKFRLSQKENDAIELRGIEYLINIQNRMKETILKLGINHLFIDASLKIEEIEKQIEDFLNE
- a CDS encoding UbiX family flavin prenyltransferase, with amino-acid sequence MKITVAISGASGASLGLNFVKKIPSNIEVYLVLSKSAKIALKLENGITVKDTFKEYKNVKIFQDSNISAPIASGSFKVDKMIIIPCSMNTLAKCSVGISDSLITRAFTVMLKENRCIILAPREMPFNSIALENMLKLSKLGVTIAPPILGYYSKQQTLEEMENFLIGKWFDLLKIDNNLYKRWE
- the hisS gene encoding histidine--tRNA ligase, with translation MSKQENKATIQSLRGMKDIVNDESTLFTYFVDNASAIAKRYGFSYMETPILEETALFKRSVGESSDIVNKEMYNFTDKGGHEVCLRPEGTAGVVRHFVEKKLDRAGGTQRWYYYGPMFRYERPQKGRLREFHQFGCEVFGVDSVYEDANIIMMIKDILDFFEIGFKLQLNSLGDMNCMPQYKEKLIEHLNGFKDELCEDCQKRILTNPIRVLDCKIESCQAKLVDAPKITHNLCESCNTDFEKLKEILDFNDVEYEVDTNLVRGLDYYSKTAFEFVSNDIGAQSAIAGGGRYDRLVEFLGGRPTAGIGFAIGIERLLELVKMKESKKDIIYIGALDEASLNTVLKVANTKRKTTKTIIEYTPRGFGKHFKLAEKTGANIVALIGEKELNEKSIYIKNIDTREEKTIKIEEF
- a CDS encoding recombinase family protein — translated: MLNVFTYIRINKNNEKYTQDQKNILNNYVKEHNIDVYKNIEIDISMPKDEKNILELLRNCEKNSTIIVYDLNVFGRTIERILEITKFLLSNKIRILVINQNLELVDDKDMLTQMILGMISMTISLEKDLMSLRTKEALTAKKLSGVSLGKPVGTIQKSKFDKQRDKIEELLSVGLSVRKIAKLLGYNNHIGLNNYVKKRNIRQNLANNIDVLS
- the speA gene encoding biosynthetic arginine decarboxylase encodes the protein MNNYGIDIWDDGNFLIENGLAKVNYENKPSLLSIVKEVREQDFKGPLLLRFPHITKKQITTLYNTFNASIQEYKYKGTFNAVFPLKVNQLPSFVHPLVQSGKEFNYGLEAGSKAELIIAMTYNNLNAPITVNGFKDKEMIHLAFIAKEKGHNITLIIEGINELETIIEVQKQTSLSSPNIGLRVRLHSGGSGIWAKSGGINSKFGLTSTEILEAYEMIKEHDMINYLTMIHFHIGSAMNSIKPLKKALRESGHIYAELKNLGANNLNAINIGGGLAVEYSAYERSRFYSLQEFASDVIFTLKDIAKQKGVEEPNIFTESGRFISASSSVLITPVLELFSSEYELEHLNLKEKNPPLIEELNALYTDMAKRTSYEYMHDAIDYMESLLTLFDLGYIDLQDRSNAEILTHQIIKQAINKLEVEDYEELKKLDENIQEKYLLNFSMFQSLPDYWGINQEFPIMPLTHLDKKPTRSASLWDITCDSDGELPFDSKKPLYLHDVDLNKEDYFIGFFNVGAYQDTLGMRHNLFSHPTEVNVIFKNGQIVLDKINESQTIIDILEDIDYDTSDIEKRLKENLDINTYKILEKYLNENNYLKTIWSYNDK
- the coaD gene encoding pantetheine-phosphate adenylyltransferase; the encoded protein is MPKNIKEKECYRRAIYSGTFDPITNGHLDIIRRAANIFDEVIIAVAKSERKKPMFTQEQRVEFTHVATHHLPNVRVEGFDTLLVDLATQLKVNTIIRGLRAVSDFEFELQMGYANASINNKIETLYLMPTLENAFVSSTIVREIIRFDGKFQHLVPKEVVECM
- a CDS encoding response regulator transcription factor, whose amino-acid sequence is MINILMIEDDPDFSLFLGEYLEKYNIKITNYEDPYLGLSAGISSYDLLILDLTLPGIDGLDVCKEISSKYDIPIIISSARSDITDKIMGLQIGADYYLPKPYDPKEMYAVIQSLLRRVNRVSKVESKSDFILIKSKQEIVFKNNHLVLTQAEYEVLSSLLENKNAIVSREQIVNECSSLSDSYSKSLDVIIGRLRSKLDDNSKNPKYLFSIRNLGYKLAQ